From a region of the Synechococcus sp. RS9916 genome:
- the glmM gene encoding phosphoglucosamine mutase translates to MADHATPPLGIPHHPSQAAFGTDGLRGRVGSAITPALALQVGYWCGRVFPREGPVLIGMDSRSSGAMVMAALTAGLTAAGREVWTLGLCATPAVPLLIRQCGAAGGLMVSASHNPPHDNGIKVFGADGNKVRPELQRSIEAGLRGEAAEAEAAMTTACAPAHHRPELLCHYRDALLASVPGQGLSGVKVVLDLCWGSATALGAEVFQALGADLTVLHGEPDGSRINVGCGSTHLAPLREAVVNSGAEMGFAFDGDADRMLAVDGQGRVVDGDHVLFLWGSALQEQGALPDQRLVATVMSNLGFERAWQARGGVLERTPVGDQHVHAAMVSSGAALGGEQSGHILSSAYGLAGDGVLTALQIATLCHQRQLSLGAWRDESFQSYPQKLVNVTVADKGRRTGWEACEPLTHAVSDAEAAMAGSGRVLVRASGTEPLLRVMVEAAEQTDVDHWSQHLAQLADQHLNAA, encoded by the coding sequence ATGGCCGACCACGCCACACCGCCCCTGGGGATTCCCCACCACCCGTCTCAGGCGGCCTTTGGCACCGATGGTCTGCGCGGCCGCGTGGGCTCAGCCATCACCCCGGCCTTAGCGCTGCAGGTGGGGTATTGGTGTGGTCGTGTGTTCCCCCGTGAGGGGCCCGTCTTGATCGGCATGGATTCCCGCAGCAGTGGCGCCATGGTGATGGCGGCTCTGACTGCTGGCCTCACAGCCGCTGGCCGTGAGGTGTGGACCCTCGGGCTGTGTGCCACCCCCGCGGTGCCGCTGTTGATCCGCCAGTGCGGTGCTGCCGGTGGTCTGATGGTGTCTGCCAGTCACAATCCGCCCCACGACAACGGCATCAAGGTGTTCGGTGCCGATGGAAATAAGGTGCGCCCTGAGCTGCAGCGGTCGATTGAGGCTGGGCTCAGAGGCGAGGCTGCTGAGGCTGAGGCGGCGATGACGACGGCCTGTGCACCGGCCCATCACCGTCCTGAGCTGCTCTGCCATTACCGCGATGCGCTGCTGGCCAGCGTGCCCGGTCAGGGGCTGAGCGGCGTCAAGGTGGTGCTGGATCTCTGTTGGGGCTCTGCCACTGCTCTCGGCGCCGAGGTGTTTCAGGCCTTGGGCGCTGATCTCACCGTGTTGCACGGTGAACCGGATGGCAGCCGAATCAACGTGGGATGCGGTTCCACCCACCTCGCCCCTCTGCGGGAGGCGGTGGTCAACAGCGGCGCCGAGATGGGGTTCGCCTTTGACGGTGATGCGGATCGGATGCTCGCCGTGGATGGACAGGGCCGGGTGGTGGATGGTGACCACGTGCTGTTCCTCTGGGGTTCAGCGCTGCAGGAGCAGGGGGCGCTGCCGGATCAGCGACTGGTGGCCACGGTGATGTCCAACCTGGGCTTTGAACGGGCCTGGCAGGCACGTGGCGGCGTCCTTGAGCGCACGCCGGTGGGGGATCAGCATGTGCATGCCGCCATGGTGAGCAGTGGTGCTGCCCTGGGTGGTGAGCAGTCCGGCCACATCCTGTCGTCCGCCTATGGGCTGGCTGGTGATGGCGTGCTCACGGCGCTGCAGATCGCCACGCTTTGCCACCAGCGTCAGCTCAGCCTTGGCGCTTGGCGGGATGAGAGTTTCCAGTCCTATCCCCAGAAGCTGGTGAATGTCACCGTGGCCGACAAGGGCCGCCGCACCGGCTGGGAGGCCTGTGAGCCCCTCACCCATGCGGTGAGCGATGCGGAAGCCGCCATGGCCGGCAGCGGCCGTGTGTTGGTACGGGCCAGTGGTACGGAACCGCTGCTGCGCGTGATGGTGGAAGCGGCCGAGCAGACCGATGTCGACCACTGGAGTCAGCACCTGGCCCAGCTGGCGGATCAGCATCTCAACGCTGCTTGA
- a CDS encoding IctB family putative bicarbonate transporter has protein sequence MADAVAEAPLLLRWQGLIPSSQPQQRRLQAVACLVLMGLLATLPVISRPGLALVVTACGALWLLWALITPPSRIGAISGWLLLYLAIATLATGFSPVPVAAAKGLIKLLSYLGIYALLRQLLLQRPQWWDRLVAALLSGGLLSSVIALRQLYGPTEELAGWADPNSVAEGTIRVYGPLGNPNLLAGYLVPLLPLALVALLRWQGWGQRLFAGASLLLGAVSTLFSYSRGGWLGMLAALGVVVLLVVLRSIRHWPPLWRRLVPLALLVLGVALIAIAVTQVEPVRTRVASLLAGRGDSSNNFRINVWMSALAMVQDRPWLGIGPGNNAFNSIYPLYQQPRFNALSAYSVPLEILVETGIPGLIACLGLAWSSLRQGLAGLKGEGPLQLQRLACLAAIAGLLVQGATDTIFFRPEVQVIGLFCLATLAQPLERSPEYQPC, from the coding sequence ATGGCTGATGCGGTTGCCGAGGCTCCGCTGCTACTGCGCTGGCAGGGCCTGATTCCCAGCTCCCAGCCCCAGCAACGGCGCCTGCAGGCCGTGGCCTGCCTAGTGTTGATGGGCCTGCTCGCAACCCTGCCGGTCATCAGCAGACCGGGCCTTGCCCTGGTGGTGACCGCCTGCGGTGCCCTCTGGCTGCTCTGGGCCCTGATCACCCCGCCAAGCCGGATCGGGGCCATCAGTGGATGGCTTCTGCTCTACCTAGCAATCGCCACGCTGGCCACGGGCTTTTCGCCGGTCCCAGTCGCCGCGGCCAAGGGACTGATCAAGCTGCTCAGTTACTTAGGGATCTATGCCTTGCTGCGCCAACTGCTGCTGCAGCGCCCCCAGTGGTGGGATCGTCTGGTGGCGGCACTGCTCAGTGGGGGCCTCTTAAGCAGTGTGATCGCACTGCGACAGCTCTACGGGCCGACGGAAGAACTGGCGGGCTGGGCCGATCCCAATTCCGTGGCGGAGGGCACGATCCGCGTCTATGGCCCCCTCGGCAACCCCAACCTGTTGGCGGGCTATCTGGTGCCACTGCTGCCCCTTGCCCTGGTGGCCCTGCTGCGCTGGCAGGGGTGGGGACAACGCCTGTTCGCCGGGGCGAGCCTGCTGCTCGGGGCTGTATCCACCCTGTTCAGCTACAGCCGTGGGGGCTGGCTGGGAATGCTCGCAGCCTTGGGCGTGGTGGTGCTGCTGGTGGTGCTGCGCAGCATTCGCCACTGGCCGCCGCTTTGGCGCCGTCTGGTCCCTCTCGCCCTCTTGGTGCTTGGTGTGGCCTTGATCGCCATCGCCGTCACCCAGGTGGAGCCGGTGCGCACCCGCGTCGCCAGCCTGTTGGCCGGCAGGGGCGATAGTTCCAACAACTTTCGGATCAACGTCTGGATGTCGGCGCTGGCGATGGTGCAAGACCGCCCCTGGCTAGGTATCGGCCCTGGCAACAACGCCTTCAACAGCATTTATCCGCTCTACCAACAGCCCCGTTTCAATGCCCTGAGCGCCTACTCGGTGCCTCTCGAGATCCTTGTGGAGACCGGCATCCCCGGTCTGATCGCCTGCCTTGGCCTGGCCTGGAGCAGCCTGCGCCAGGGCTTGGCAGGACTGAAGGGTGAGGGACCACTGCAACTGCAACGACTGGCCTGCCTGGCCGCGATCGCCGGCCTGCTGGTGCAAGGTGCCACCGACACCATCTTCTTCCGGCCCGAAGTGCAGGTGATTGGTCTGTTCTGTTTGGCCACCCTGGCCCAACCGCTCGAGCGATCACCTGAGTATCAACCATGCTGA
- a CDS encoding cob(I)yrinic acid a,c-diamide adenosyltransferase, producing MTASLSTSHRPGEVRSADHRTLERAGLHPLPQLPARPPLHLVSPEGQLQVHTAPYRGSFASVLSQALRAAGLGSRVMVVQFLKGGVAQGPDRRLTLCGRLQWLRPDVACCLAEPASEQEPDTLAAVQALWAECRSQLLNGELDQLVMDELGLAVALGYLDEQDVRSTLEQRPGSMDVIVTGPAIPDSLMDMADQVTELRRGF from the coding sequence ATGACAGCAAGCCTCAGCACCAGTCACCGTCCCGGCGAGGTCCGCAGCGCAGATCACCGGACACTGGAGCGTGCAGGTCTGCATCCTCTGCCTCAGCTGCCAGCTCGCCCTCCCCTGCATCTGGTGTCTCCAGAGGGGCAGCTGCAGGTGCATACCGCTCCCTATCGGGGCAGCTTTGCTTCCGTTTTGAGCCAGGCCCTGCGTGCTGCAGGTCTCGGCAGCCGGGTGATGGTGGTGCAGTTTCTCAAGGGAGGGGTGGCTCAGGGGCCTGATCGCCGCCTCACCCTTTGTGGCCGGCTCCAGTGGTTGCGGCCTGATGTTGCTTGCTGTCTGGCCGAGCCCGCTTCGGAACAGGAGCCAGACACCCTGGCTGCAGTTCAGGCCCTCTGGGCTGAGTGCCGTTCCCAGCTCCTGAATGGTGAGCTGGATCAGCTGGTGATGGATGAACTTGGGCTCGCTGTGGCCCTTGGCTACCTCGATGAGCAGGACGTGCGCAGCACCCTGGAGCAGCGGCCAGGATCGATGGATGTGATTGTCACGGGGCCTGCCATCCCAGACTCTCTGATGGACATGGCTGACCAAGTCACCGAATTGCGCCGGGGTTTCTAA
- the dcd gene encoding dCTP deaminase, whose translation MLKNDRWITEQANAGMLEPFQSGLVRHLDPEQRQHPVLSFGCSSYGYDLRLSPQEFLIFKHVPGTVMNPKRFNPANLEPTELHRDEDGDYFILPAHSYGLGVALEKMKVPPNITVICLGKSTYARLGIIVNTTPAEASWEGHLTLEFSNSSGADCRIYANEGICQLLFFEGDPCDTTYSDRQGKYQHQPERVTLARV comes from the coding sequence ATGCTCAAGAACGACCGCTGGATCACCGAGCAGGCCAATGCCGGAATGCTGGAGCCGTTCCAGTCGGGACTGGTGCGTCACCTTGATCCTGAGCAGCGGCAGCATCCTGTTCTCAGTTTTGGTTGCTCGTCGTATGGGTACGACCTGCGCCTGTCACCCCAGGAATTCCTGATCTTTAAGCACGTGCCCGGCACGGTGATGAATCCCAAGCGATTCAATCCCGCCAACCTCGAGCCCACCGAGCTGCATCGCGACGAAGACGGCGACTACTTCATCCTTCCGGCCCATTCCTATGGCCTCGGTGTGGCCCTGGAAAAAATGAAGGTGCCGCCCAACATCACGGTGATCTGTCTCGGCAAGAGCACCTATGCCCGTCTCGGCATCATTGTGAATACAACGCCTGCTGAAGCCAGCTGGGAGGGGCATCTCACCCTGGAGTTCAGTAACAGCTCCGGTGCTGACTGCCGCATCTATGCCAACGAAGGCATCTGTCAGTTGCTGTTTTTTGAGGGTGATCCCTGCGACACCACTTACAGCGACCGTCAAGGCAAATACCAGCATCAGCCCGAACGGGTGACCCTGGCTCGGGTTTAA
- a CDS encoding lytic transglycosylase domain-containing protein, with the protein MTAVFAYGLPVRPSRGLLLLTGTVIGSLGIIVVAQRWLQQWKQPPLTPAATPAELWRRYRWSWDPSERRDAALLLAASDRDSPGRRQRLLQGQAWGQAQVAAAVLVQQARTADQLGEAQSADGHWRALLARFPHHPLSADAAYQLSSENSALQRWLLKHHPAHPATLEKAVHAQQAMHLARWGAAHPGAVAVIRAACAPTASTSTTHRQHLALALARLGDGQRGLDCLQAAPPAPATAVAIGRSLLRGDAAQRHLGETVLVRMARTANPPVSGTTLEAARLLSEPLQPDQALLAQLPEPLRKHSADVAAAQVRLGQRTAASVFNRWPDHPASWQLQWDLARADLLAGRWAEAETWLAALPHDTLPEPLAARQRFWHGFSAAKQGRPQDAENQWRALLTQHPPGYYSWRAAVRLGESTLPPLAQATPLPPPPSSWQPLNSGDPVVDQLWRLGMVQDARETWHSRQQAPLNPDRLTAEPSPTERITDGQLLLATGNAWRGLDSLWRSSLRLVGEACSTRFALHQQQHPRPFGDAFTSASDEAVVHEALLRAIAKQESRYSPGVQSPVGAQGLMQLMPATAAEVAGHPLSATEITNPDINTQLGALYLQQLLRQWDGNPWLTVASYNAGPGAAGGWRTPELQQDPELWAERIPYPETRIYTKKVLGNLWAYLHAEEAPCSG; encoded by the coding sequence ATGACAGCAGTCTTTGCCTACGGCTTGCCTGTGCGTCCTTCCCGCGGACTGCTGCTGCTCACCGGGACAGTGATCGGCAGCCTGGGAATCATCGTGGTCGCCCAACGGTGGCTGCAGCAGTGGAAGCAGCCACCCCTGACGCCAGCCGCCACTCCGGCCGAACTTTGGAGGCGTTACCGCTGGAGTTGGGACCCATCCGAGCGGCGCGACGCCGCCTTGCTGCTGGCCGCCAGCGACCGCGACTCCCCTGGGCGGCGACAGCGACTGCTGCAGGGTCAAGCCTGGGGGCAGGCGCAGGTGGCAGCAGCAGTGCTGGTGCAGCAAGCCCGCACAGCTGACCAACTGGGTGAGGCGCAGAGTGCTGATGGCCATTGGCGAGCCTTGCTCGCCCGATTCCCACACCACCCACTCAGCGCTGATGCTGCTTATCAACTCTCCAGCGAAAACAGCGCACTCCAACGCTGGCTGCTGAAACACCATCCAGCCCATCCGGCCACTCTTGAGAAGGCCGTGCACGCGCAACAGGCCATGCACCTGGCCCGCTGGGGCGCCGCCCATCCAGGGGCAGTTGCGGTGATCCGGGCCGCCTGCGCGCCCACAGCCAGCACAAGCACCACTCACCGTCAGCACCTGGCGCTGGCCCTCGCCCGTCTCGGGGATGGGCAGAGGGGACTCGACTGCCTACAGGCTGCACCGCCAGCTCCGGCCACAGCCGTCGCCATCGGCCGTTCCTTGCTGCGGGGCGACGCAGCCCAACGGCACCTGGGGGAAACAGTGCTGGTGCGCATGGCCCGCACGGCCAACCCACCCGTCAGCGGCACCACATTGGAGGCCGCGCGACTGCTCAGCGAACCTCTCCAGCCCGATCAGGCCTTGCTGGCCCAGCTGCCCGAACCCCTGCGCAAGCACTCCGCCGATGTGGCAGCCGCCCAGGTGCGGCTGGGTCAGCGCACGGCCGCCAGCGTGTTCAACCGCTGGCCCGATCATCCCGCCAGCTGGCAGCTGCAGTGGGATCTGGCCCGCGCTGATCTGCTGGCGGGCCGCTGGGCTGAGGCAGAGACCTGGCTCGCGGCACTCCCCCACGACACGCTGCCTGAGCCACTGGCAGCACGACAACGGTTCTGGCACGGTTTCAGCGCAGCCAAACAGGGCCGGCCACAGGATGCTGAGAACCAATGGCGGGCGCTGCTGACCCAACACCCACCCGGTTACTACAGCTGGCGCGCTGCCGTTCGGCTGGGGGAATCCACCCTGCCCCCACTGGCGCAAGCCACTCCACTGCCCCCACCACCATCGAGTTGGCAACCTCTCAACAGCGGCGATCCCGTCGTCGACCAGCTCTGGCGACTGGGGATGGTCCAAGACGCGCGCGAGACGTGGCACAGCCGCCAGCAAGCACCTCTCAATCCCGACCGCCTGACGGCAGAGCCCAGCCCGACGGAACGCATCACCGACGGTCAGCTGCTGTTGGCAACAGGCAATGCCTGGCGCGGACTCGATTCCCTATGGCGCAGCAGTCTGCGGCTGGTGGGTGAAGCCTGCAGCACCCGCTTTGCGCTGCATCAGCAGCAGCACCCAAGGCCGTTCGGGGACGCGTTCACATCGGCCAGCGACGAGGCGGTGGTGCATGAAGCCCTTCTGCGGGCGATCGCCAAACAGGAATCGCGCTACTCCCCAGGAGTGCAATCTCCGGTGGGTGCGCAGGGACTGATGCAGCTGATGCCTGCCACCGCTGCCGAAGTGGCGGGCCACCCCCTCAGCGCAACAGAGATCACCAACCCTGACATCAACACCCAACTGGGAGCCCTCTATCTCCAGCAGTTGCTGAGGCAATGGGATGGCAATCCCTGGCTCACGGTGGCGAGCTACAACGCCGGCCCCGGTGCAGCTGGCGGTTGGCGCACACCAGAACTGCAGCAGGACCCTGAGCTCTGGGCCGAACGGATTCCTTACCCCGAGACGCGGATCTACACCAAAAAAGTGCTCGGGAATCTCTGGGCCTACCTCCACGCCGAAGAAGCACCCTGCTCCGGCTGA
- a CDS encoding FIST N-terminal domain-containing protein yields MGPFQPFNWFRSRQAQARCRTALSSQTSLDAAVQEVSAVLGKGSADLALVFVSSHFASDLPRLLPLLQATLHAEHWLGCIVGGVVGTDRNGEAHELEQTPALSVTLLNLPGAVLQPFAVDTNQLPDLDGSNEQWQQWLGLDPSQLRSLVVLIDPTSSGITDLISGLDYAFPSAPCLGGIAAPHAAPHGSLLQGQNVASGVVGLAIGGDWTLEPAVAQGCKPIGPVFAIEQAERNVLLELSHDQKRNTPVECLQRVLAELNEDEREAVKDSLFLGVERQALLMGPSGTPEPRSAFLVRNLIGVDPRNGAVAVAERIRVGQNVQFQLREADASRQEARQLLCDARDRCGEEPHFGLLFACLGRGEGLYGCPDGDVAIARSVIPDLPIAGAFCNGEVGPLAGSTHLHGYTACWGLLRHAPLAISEVDPNA; encoded by the coding sequence ATGGGGCCGTTTCAGCCGTTCAACTGGTTCCGCTCGCGCCAGGCGCAGGCCCGCTGTCGTACAGCCCTGTCCAGTCAGACCTCCTTGGATGCGGCCGTCCAGGAGGTCAGCGCCGTGCTTGGCAAGGGGAGCGCCGATCTGGCCCTGGTCTTCGTTTCGAGTCATTTCGCCAGCGATCTACCCAGGCTGCTGCCCCTGCTGCAGGCGACCCTGCACGCGGAGCACTGGCTCGGCTGCATCGTGGGTGGCGTGGTCGGCACTGACCGCAACGGAGAAGCCCATGAGCTGGAGCAGACCCCAGCTCTGAGCGTGACGCTGCTGAATCTGCCGGGGGCGGTGCTGCAACCCTTTGCCGTTGACACCAATCAGCTGCCCGACCTCGACGGCTCCAACGAACAATGGCAGCAATGGCTGGGGCTGGATCCCTCCCAATTGCGATCGCTGGTGGTCTTGATCGACCCCACCAGCAGCGGCATCACTGATTTGATCAGTGGACTCGACTACGCCTTCCCCTCCGCCCCCTGCCTTGGAGGCATCGCAGCACCCCATGCAGCCCCCCACGGGTCTCTGCTGCAAGGCCAGAACGTGGCCAGTGGGGTGGTGGGCCTGGCCATCGGCGGAGACTGGACCTTGGAGCCCGCCGTGGCACAAGGCTGCAAGCCCATCGGCCCAGTGTTTGCCATCGAACAGGCCGAGCGCAATGTGCTGCTGGAGCTCAGCCACGATCAAAAGCGCAATACCCCCGTGGAGTGCCTGCAACGGGTCCTGGCCGAGCTCAACGAAGACGAGCGCGAGGCCGTCAAAGACTCCCTGTTCCTCGGTGTTGAACGGCAGGCTCTGCTGATGGGCCCCAGCGGAACCCCAGAACCCCGCAGCGCCTTTCTGGTGCGCAATCTGATCGGGGTGGATCCGCGCAATGGAGCTGTGGCCGTGGCCGAACGCATCCGGGTGGGACAGAACGTGCAGTTTCAGCTGCGGGAAGCCGATGCCTCCCGCCAGGAAGCCCGTCAGCTGCTGTGCGATGCCCGGGACCGCTGCGGCGAAGAACCCCATTTCGGCCTTTTGTTTGCCTGCCTGGGCAGAGGAGAGGGCCTGTATGGATGCCCCGATGGGGATGTGGCCATCGCCCGATCGGTGATCCCTGATCTTCCGATCGCTGGAGCCTTCTGCAACGGAGAAGTGGGCCCCCTCGCCGGCAGCACCCACTTGCACGGCTACACCGCCTGTTGGGGCCTTCTGCGCCATGCCCCCCTGGCAATCTCAGAGGTTGACCCCAACGCCTGA
- the thyX gene encoding FAD-dependent thymidylate synthase, whose translation MDPRFRVDLIAATPNPQQCVYAGMHQDYSEGFVAGDREQWPDETKAGEICVKRLLAGERGHYGPLEHAQIVLNVGWFPHSVMQQARTHRVGVSFDVQSMRYTGERICRAANGELPLEEVFYLRPVGTYSDRQGKKYLYSEELRQQDLAHCQQAAERYRDLLNAGFAEEHARGILPFDYRQHFVVSFSLRAFLHFMDLRAKLDAQQEIRELCDLMWPHLQSWAPEFAAWYEKTRLHKARLAP comes from the coding sequence ATGGATCCCCGCTTCCGGGTCGACCTGATTGCCGCCACACCCAACCCCCAGCAGTGCGTGTATGCCGGCATGCATCAGGACTACAGCGAGGGATTCGTCGCGGGGGACCGTGAGCAATGGCCTGATGAAACCAAGGCAGGCGAGATCTGCGTCAAGCGCCTCCTCGCCGGTGAGCGAGGCCATTACGGGCCGCTCGAGCACGCCCAGATCGTTCTCAACGTGGGCTGGTTTCCCCATTCCGTGATGCAGCAAGCCCGCACCCACCGCGTGGGGGTGAGCTTCGATGTGCAGTCGATGCGCTACACGGGCGAGCGGATCTGCCGCGCAGCCAACGGTGAATTGCCTCTTGAAGAGGTCTTCTACCTGCGCCCCGTGGGCACCTACAGCGATCGCCAGGGCAAGAAATATCTCTACAGCGAAGAACTACGCCAACAGGATCTCGCCCATTGTCAGCAGGCAGCGGAGCGCTACCGCGACCTGCTCAATGCCGGCTTCGCAGAAGAGCATGCCCGAGGCATTCTTCCCTTCGACTATCGCCAGCATTTCGTGGTGAGCTTCAGCCTGCGGGCCTTTCTGCACTTCATGGATCTGCGGGCCAAGCTCGATGCCCAGCAGGAAATTCGCGAGTTATGCGACCTGATGTGGCCCCACCTGCAGAGCTGGGCGCCTGAATTCGCTGCTTGGTATGAAAAAACCAGGTTGCACAAAGCGCGCTTGGCTCCCTGA
- the trmB gene encoding tRNA (guanosine(46)-N7)-methyltransferase TrmB has product MRQHVNPLSRFFQLPLELPGPEALFDDPNRPIHLDIGSARGQFLLALADVQPEWNHLGVEIRRPLVAAAQRDRDAREMQNLHFLFCNANVSVQGWMEALPPDRLQRVSIQFPDPWFKKRHQKRRVLQPALLLAIAAALQPGRELFMQSDVLEVIEPMVALTELSGCFERPEADPRPWRGPSPLPVQTERERYVLDQELPVYRVLYQRNTTPLPSVADLEQRWERVDNPAENTPTP; this is encoded by the coding sequence TTGCGCCAGCACGTCAATCCCCTCAGCCGCTTCTTCCAGCTGCCCCTGGAGCTGCCCGGTCCCGAGGCGCTGTTCGACGATCCCAACCGACCGATTCATCTCGACATCGGCTCGGCCCGCGGTCAGTTTCTGCTAGCCCTGGCAGACGTGCAACCCGAGTGGAACCACCTTGGCGTCGAGATTCGCCGGCCCTTGGTGGCAGCGGCACAGCGTGACCGCGATGCACGGGAGATGCAGAACCTTCATTTCCTGTTCTGCAACGCCAACGTGAGCGTGCAGGGATGGATGGAAGCCCTGCCACCAGACCGCCTGCAGCGAGTCTCAATCCAGTTCCCTGACCCTTGGTTCAAAAAGCGCCACCAGAAGCGCAGAGTGCTGCAACCCGCGCTGTTGCTGGCCATTGCCGCGGCCTTGCAACCAGGGCGAGAGCTGTTCATGCAGAGCGATGTGCTGGAAGTGATCGAGCCGATGGTGGCCCTCACCGAACTGAGTGGCTGCTTCGAGCGACCCGAGGCTGACCCCCGGCCCTGGCGGGGCCCCAGTCCCTTGCCAGTGCAAACAGAACGGGAGCGCTACGTGCTCGACCAGGAGCTTCCCGTCTACCGAGTGCTGTACCAACGCAACACCACACCACTGCCATCCGTTGCAGATCTCGAACAACGCTGGGAACGGGTCGATAATCCGGCGGAGAACACACCCACACCGTGA
- a CDS encoding thioredoxin domain-containing protein — protein sequence MPANSASSSLSGLQKGLLVVTALVLAVVLFLLRNGLSAESPMDQLARRSLAPEVALSNQKPTMLEFYADWCEACREMAPAMLETERRTNGQMDVVLVNIDNPQWQDLIDRYEVNGIPQLNLFAADGSLRGRSLGVRTPQQLEALSTALIANTPLPQFAGIGSVSRLEDGDGIATATPTSAGPRSHG from the coding sequence ATGCCTGCAAACAGTGCCTCCAGCAGTCTCAGCGGGCTCCAGAAAGGCCTGTTGGTGGTGACGGCGCTGGTGTTGGCGGTGGTGCTCTTCCTGCTGCGCAATGGCCTATCGGCTGAATCACCGATGGACCAATTGGCCCGGCGCTCTCTGGCCCCAGAAGTCGCCCTGAGCAATCAGAAACCCACCATGCTCGAGTTCTATGCCGACTGGTGTGAAGCCTGCCGGGAGATGGCCCCCGCCATGCTCGAAACCGAACGCCGCACCAACGGCCAGATGGATGTGGTGCTGGTCAACATCGACAACCCCCAGTGGCAAGACCTGATTGACCGTTATGAGGTCAACGGCATCCCGCAACTGAATCTGTTCGCTGCCGATGGCAGCCTGCGCGGTCGCTCCCTCGGCGTGCGCACACCCCAACAACTGGAAGCCCTGAGCACGGCCCTGATTGCCAATACGCCCTTGCCTCAATTCGCCGGCATCGGCAGCGTCAGCCGTCTCGAAGACGGCGATGGCATTGCTACAGCCACGCCAACCAGTGCCGGTCCGCGCAGCCACGGCTGA
- a CDS encoding BadF/BadG/BcrA/BcrD ATPase family protein, which translates to MLIGGFDAGQTHTRCRLLRVEPEDDTTQGEGDGSGVCHLDAAEGEARFQAALRSSLDAALQAAGLPLNSRLDAAVVGASGIEHGTTLQQRGQRLLSKVLDLPATQTLVTGDERTALHGAFPAGAGIALISGTGMICLGRDQTGREHRCGGWGWRLDGAGSAFDIGHQGLQLSLRMADGRIAETPLRRQLWDALGCTSPAEVKALAAGSALDVAALARLAPLVHAEATRGDTQALEVLARSATALAEAVTTVAQALSLQAPAISAQGGAITHLQGLRDLVSDQLDQQLGHWHWSDHGGDACDGALSLARGLIKQR; encoded by the coding sequence ATGCTGATCGGTGGATTCGATGCCGGGCAGACTCACACCCGCTGCCGCCTGCTGCGGGTCGAGCCCGAGGACGACACCACTCAGGGCGAAGGCGACGGCAGTGGTGTCTGCCACCTGGATGCTGCGGAGGGTGAAGCGCGATTTCAAGCCGCGCTGCGCTCCAGCCTGGATGCCGCCCTGCAGGCGGCCGGACTGCCCCTGAACAGCCGCCTTGACGCGGCGGTCGTCGGAGCCAGCGGCATTGAACACGGCACAACACTGCAACAACGCGGTCAGCGCCTCCTCAGCAAAGTCCTGGATCTCCCCGCCACCCAGACGCTGGTGACCGGCGATGAACGCACCGCCCTGCATGGCGCCTTCCCAGCCGGCGCCGGCATCGCGCTGATCAGTGGCACCGGGATGATCTGCCTTGGACGGGATCAGACCGGCCGGGAGCACCGGTGCGGAGGCTGGGGATGGCGTCTGGACGGCGCCGGCTCAGCCTTCGACATCGGCCATCAGGGGTTGCAGCTCAGCCTGCGCATGGCCGATGGGCGGATTGCGGAGACACCCTTGCGACGCCAACTCTGGGACGCCCTGGGCTGCACCAGTCCCGCAGAGGTCAAAGCCCTGGCGGCTGGATCGGCGCTGGATGTGGCCGCTCTGGCACGGCTTGCCCCGTTGGTGCATGCCGAAGCCACCCGTGGCGATACCCAGGCTCTGGAGGTGTTAGCCCGCTCCGCCACCGCCCTGGCCGAAGCTGTGACCACAGTGGCCCAAGCCCTCTCGCTCCAAGCACCTGCAATCAGCGCCCAAGGGGGAGCGATCACCCACCTGCAAGGGTTACGCGATCTGGTGAGCGATCAACTCGACCAGCAGCTGGGCCACTGGCACTGGAGTGACCACGGCGGGGATGCCTGTGATGGCGCCCTGAGTCTGGCCAGAGGCCTGATCAAGCAGCGTTGA